The nucleotide window GTCGCGTGGCGTGCCCTTGGCGACGACCTCCGGCGATTCGAGTCCCTCGTAGATCCCGACGAATTCCTCGCGATCGGTGTCGAACCCGACGGGATGGCCCGACGTGGCGTGGACGTAGTCGATCTCCATCGCCGAGGAGACCATCGTGATCCGGTTCGGCGCGGCGTCGGCCTGCATGATCTGGCCCGTCCAGTCCAGATTCGTCTGGTCCATGTAGGCGTCGGGGAAGGAGAACTCGACGTAGCTGTAGGTCTCGATCGTTCGCTCACGATCGGAGTCGTTGGTCAGTTCGAGGTCCCAGACCTCGCAGGTCTCGCCCGGCGGGACGAAGTAGGTGATTGCGCCCGAAATGCCGTCGTTGGACCCTTCGATCGTGGTGTAGCCGGGCCCGTGGCGACACTCGTAGTCGTCCAGGTCCGCTTTGACGGGCTGATAGGTCGGTGACCAGAACTCTTCGGACTCGGCGTCACGAAAATAGACGTAGCGTCCGGGCTGATCCCGCGGGATCGCGTTGTATCGGTAGCGCGTGACGCGCTGGTTGCGCGGATCCTCGTGGAAACTGTAGCCGCCGCCGGTGTTGGTGACGATGCCGCCGTAGACACCTTCACCGAGGTAGTTCGTCCACGGTCTGGGGGTTTCGGGGTCGGTCACGACGTACTCGCGGGTCGACTCGTCGTAGTGGCCGTAGGACATACCGCCCGATTCGGGCCGAACGCGTCCTGAGTGTTTCGAAAGACGGTCGGGACCGACCGGTCACACCGTCTCGAACAGCGCGAGGACGTCCTGGAGGCCGGCCGCGCCGTCGCCGTCGATGTCGAAATACGTCACGAACGCGGTGATGACGCGGTCTTCGGTGTGCTGGAAGTAGGTGTTCACGTCGGGGAAGTTGATCGTGCCGTCCGCAGAGAGGTCCTCGAAGACGCCGTCGAAGTCGTCGTCCCGCGGGACCGTTCCGTCGATCGGTTCGACGGGGAGCGCGCGATCGGCAACGGCAGTCGGTGCGATCGGCGTGTCGGCGGGCGCGGCACTCTCGACCGGCCCGGAGACGTCCGCCGCGGTCGGGCCGCCGGCCTGCCCCCACCACGAGCCGGTGGTGTTGATCGCCGTCGTGCGCCCGCTCGCCTCGACGACCCGATCCGTCGTCGCGAACTCGCTGGCCTCGATGTCGATCGACGCCCCACTCGCGCTCCGGACCGTCGGCGCGCTCCCCGTCGAGAGCCACGAGCGACTGACCGAGACCGATCCACTCGCGGGCACGGCGAGCGCCGCCCGGGTGGCGGTCACGTCGCTGTGGTCGATCCCGACCTGGACGTGTCCCATCGCGTGGACGCCGCGCCAGGCCTCCAGGCTGAGGTCGCTGGCGTCGAGGGCCGCCCGGGAGGCGTTGACGGCTGTGCGATTCGCCCGGATGCCGGCTCTCGACGCCGAGAACACGCCGTTCGAGAGCGCCAGGCCGTCACGACCCGCCGTGACCGAGACCCGCTTCACGCTCGCGTTGGTCGACTCCGCGACGACGCCGTCGGTCCCGGCGTCGATCGCCGTGGCCTCGATCGATGCGTTGGCGCCGTTGAGGCCGACGCCGACGCTCTCGGCCGTCACGTCACTGCTCGTCAGACTCGCGCCGTTCGCCGTCCAGGCGGCGACGCCGTAGCCCCGGGTATCGACGGTCAGATCCGTCAGCGAGGCCGTTCCTGCGATCGTCGTGAGTCCGTCGGCGGGCGAGTAGACCCGAACGGTTTCGACGTTCAGCGAGTCGGCGCGGACGCCAACCGCCGACCCGTTCGCGACGACGGTACTGTTTCGGATGGAGACGGTCGCTGCCGTCGTGGCGGTGCTCGGTGCGCCCGCCGAGCGACCCGACGACATCGCCACGTCGATCCCCCGCCCCTCCGAGTCGATCGTCGTATTCTTGACGGCGAGGTGGCCAGCGGGATACGTCCGGGCGATCCCGTCATCGGTCGCCCGCAACTCGCTGTTCTCGACGACGACCGGGCCCGTGGCGTTCGTCCCCTCGACGGCGACGCGGGTGTCACCCGCCAGCAGGTCGTCGATTCTGACTGTGCCCGACGTGTCGACGACGACGGCGGCCTGGGTCGCGCCGATCGCCAGGCCCTCGATGGCGGTCGGGGCCTGTGCGACGACGCCAGCGCCGCCGTCGGTCGGCCCGCTGCCGGCGATGGTCGCGTTCGGTCCGACGATCCTGACTGGGTCCGTGACGGTGACGTTGCCGGCATAGAGTCCCGATTCGACGTAGACGGTCCCACCGCTCGGTGCCTGATTCACGCCCTCCTGAATCGTCGTGGCGTTCGCTGCCGAACTGTCTCCGACCACGATGTCGGCCTCTGACGGTGTCACGTCGGCGGCCGCCCCCGATCCCGCGACGAGTCCGACCCCCAGAACCGTCGCCACCCCGATGAAAAACAGTGTTCTCGCGTTCATCCTGGCTTCATTTTAGGGAGTCGTCGTCAATAAAAAGTTGCGACGATCCACACGAGTTTCGGACCGTTCAATACCCGCAGAGAAGACCGCTGTGTGGGTTTTCGACCGTCAGCTCGCTTCCGACGAGGTGTGCACTGGAACATAAATAGGGGGTGCCGACCCATCCGGACTCCGTCGGATCGAGGCCGCGTACCTCGACGGCGTGCCGTGCGCCGCAGAGCGACCGAGCGCACTGGCGGTGTGACACAGTCCCGGAGCACAGACCAGCCGCAGGGAGCGCATCGAGGCGAACTTCGGGGCGAGCGTCGAGTGGCCTGGCCTCGGGTGATATTCGAAACTCCGAATCAGAGACCGGTCGTTCCGCTCTCCGCCCGGTGTTCGGTCGGCATGCGATCGTCGGAACGCACCACGGCGGGCCCGACCGGACGAGGGTCGTCCGGGATGGCGTGCCGAGCCGTCACCGATCCCACGGTAAGCCGTGCTATCTCGTCGCTAAGCTGTCTATAGATAATGTCGTTCCCGAGCAGTCCCAGGTATGACGGATTCGAACTCGTCATCCGAAGGGATCGATGATACCGACCGTGGTGTGAACCGACGCACTGTGCTCACGGGAGTGGCCACCGGCGCGCTCGCCGGGCTCGGCCTCGTCGGCACTGCCAGTGGACACTGGGTCCGCGGCACGCCGGTCTTCTGTGGTTGTGACCAACTCTGTGTCTGTGTGGCGGGCAACGCAGACGTGTTGATGGCCCAGGAGACCGACGACGGCGGGTACGACGTCGGATTCGTCGTCGACGGGGGCCGTCTCGACCCCGCCCCGACGGGGACGCCACACTACAGCGGCGACTTCTGCGTCTCGACTGCCGACGACAACGTTCCCGATGGGAAAATCATCGGCCTCCAGGTGGCGGGCACACGATGGGTCAACCCCGACCAGTGTGCTCAGGACGCCCTCGACGCAGAACAGCGGCAGTTGGATTCGACCCATCTCCGACCGGCGGGGAACCTCGCCAGTGATTGCGAGACGCCGCCGTGTGTGGACAGCGAGATCGAGGCCACCTGGGAGGACTGCGAGACCGTCTCGCTGTCGGGGCCCGACGAAAACCTAGAGGAGATCGTGGTGTACCTGATGCGGTGTTTCGACGATCCCGGGTTGGGCTGTCCCGACGGCGCGCAGGCAACGATCGACGATCCCGAGTTGCCACTGACGCTCGGGCGAGATCGGTTGGCCGTCGGAGACGAACCGTACCACATCGATGCGGTCGAGTTCGTCGGCGGCGTGCACCCAGACCACATCACGCCACCGGACGACTTCGACTGTGGCTTCGACCAGGACGACACCGACGCGATCGAGGTTATCTGGACGGACTGTGAGACCGTCTCGCTGTCGGGTCCCGACGAAAACCTAGAGGAGATCGTGGTCTACCTGATGCGCTGTTTCGACGATCCCGGACTGGGCTGTCCCGACGTTGCGCAGGCAACGATCGACGATCCCGAACTCCCGCTGACGCTCGGGCGAGATCGGTTGGCCCTCGGTGACGAACCGTACCACATCGTCGCACTCGACTTTATCGGGACCGTCCAGCCGGACGACGCGACGCCACCGGACGACTTCGACTGTCACTTCGAGTAGACGCCGGGGACGGACCGTAGGCCTTCGGACGGCAGGGTGTCGGGCCCGGCAGTTTTCGCTTGCTGACTTCTCGACTCTCTTCTGGGCACTACTCGCGCTCGTTGCCTTCTTCGATCGGAATGCGGTCGTCGGTCACGTCGTCGAACGCCTGGTCCGAGGAGACGATGGGATCGTCACCCGCGAACGCGAGGTGATAGGCGTCGAACGCGGTGAGGCCGTACTCGTCCATGTAGTCCGCGGCCTGGAACAGGACTGACACGTCCGCGTCGACCGTCGCGATTTCGAGGGCGTAGCTCAGCGCTGCCATCCGATCGAACTCGAACCGATCCGAGACCATCAACAGTTCCAGCAGCGTCGCCCGAGAGGAATAGAGTTCTCCCTCATACTCGGCAGCGATCGCGGCGGCCCGCTCCCCCAGCCAGTCGTCGTCTTCCACCAGCGCGATGAAAAAGTCCGTGTCGGCGTCAATCATCACTCGTCGGACTCGGTGGCCTCGTCCAGGGCCTCTGATCTCGCCGCCTCACGGGCCTCGCCAGTGATTTCCGCGATCGATCTGTCGTCGAAGGCGTCACCGACGGCGTCGCGAAGCCCCCCGATCGGGTCGTCCGCGATGGGGATCAGTTCGACGCGATCGGCGAGTGTCGAGGACGTAGCGGTCGCCGTGGCGTTCTCGAATCCCGCTGGGGATGACGATCCGTCCCCGATCGTCGGTGGAGACGGTCTTGCTCATCATGTCCGAGCGTATGCGAGACGACACAAAATGATTCCCGTGATATGGTTGAGAGCCCCCTTTACTTCTCTCGGAGGATTTTATTTTGCGTAAGGGAGCGGTGGGCCAGTGAATGCCTGCATAGAATGGGCCTATGGGTCTTCACTGGAGGCCCTCGGAAATGTCTGCACCCTCTGATGATTGGGTTGGATTCTGGAGCAGCGTCGACAACAGGATACAGATATCTCTCGGAGATTTGGATGATAGAACCGTAATGGGGGACCGTGTTTGTTTTCGTAGGGTGGTCCCGGCCCCTTCTGCTCACTATTTCGAACTGACGTACACGAACGCAGCGATTGCGCCGAGGCCGAGCAGTAGTTCTCTGTCGGTAACCTTGCCATCTTTCACGATGGCGCTGATAGTTTGACCTATCATCATTCGATCGTACCACACCTATCGTTATAAATGTTACGTGATATTAATTTCGGGGACTTCGAGTTAGTATAATGGAGTGGGGGTCAGCATTTCAACCATCGCGCTCCATCGCAGAGCATAACCTCCCTCCATTGCACTCTCGTGGTATGCCCCTCTCTTTGCCCGACCTTGAAACGCACCTCTTCAAGTGCGCCGACATTATCCGCGATGCCGTCGATCCGACCGACTACAAGGAGTACATTCTCCCGCTCGTCTACTACAAATCGATCTCCGACGAGTTCGAGACTCAGTACGCGGCCAACGTCGAGGAGTACGGCGAGGAGTTCGCCCGGCGGAGCAACCTCTACGATATTCCCGTCATTCCCGAGGGCTATCTGTGGGACGACGTTCGCGCCGTCTCGGACAACGTCGATCAGGCGCTGAACGACGCGTTCGACGCGCTCACCGAGGAGAACCCCGAACTCACGGGGGTCTTCCGCGCAGACTACATCGACGCAGACGCGCTCGACGACGACCGGCTTGGAAAACTCGTCGAACACCTCACGACGTACGATCTCGACCGCGAGAGCGTGCCGCCGGACATGCTCGGGGAGGCGTACATGGATCTGGTGCGGCACTTCGCGGAGGAGGAAGGCAAATCGGGCGGGCAGTTCTTCACGCCGCCGCACATCGTCAACCTCTGCGTTCGCCTCGTGGACGAGTTCGAGGACGGCATGACGTTCCACGACCCGACCGTTGGCTCGGGCGGGATGCTCATCGAGGCCGCCCGCTACTACCGCGAACAGCAGGGCGGCGACCCGACGAAGCTGACGTTCACCGGGCAGGAAATCAACCCCGACATCGCCGCGATCGCGAAGATGAACCTCTCCATTCACGGCCTGGATGGCGAGATCGAGCGCGAGGACTCACTGTCGAGTCCGGCGTTCACCGACGAGGACACCAGCGACCTCACGCGCTTCGATCGCGTCCTCGCCAACTTCCCGTTCTCGGCGGACTGGGCGAAAAGCGACCTCCAGGACGACGCCTTTGGCCGGTTCGACTGGCACGAGAAACTCCCGCGTGCCGACCGGGGCGACTACGCCTTTATCATGCACATGGCGGAGCAACTCAAGCGGCCCGAGCGCGACGGGGTGGGCGGCAAGGCCGCGATCGTCATTCCCCACGGCGTCCTCTTCCGCAAACACGAGTCCCGGTATCGGGAGCCAATGCTCGAAAACGATCTGGTGGAGGCCATCGTCGGGTTGCCCGAGAACCTGTTCCAGAACAACTCGATTCCCTCCGCCGTCCTCGTGTTGAACGCGGACAAGCCCGCCGAGCGCGAGGGCGAGGTGCAGTTCATCCACGCCGCCGACGAGGACTTTTACGAGGAACTCTCGAACCAGAACGAACTCACCGACGACGGCCTCGACCACATCGTCGCAAATTTCCGCGAGTGGGCGACCGAGGAGCGCGTGAGTCGAACGGTGTCGATCGAGGAGATTCGGGAGAACGACTACAACCTCAACATCGCGCTGTACGTCGATACGACGGAGCCAGAGGAGGACATCGACGTGGTGGAAGAACTGGCGACGTTGCGCGAGTTGCAGGCCGAGCGGAGCGAGATCGAGGCGACGATGACCGAGCACATGGAGGCGTTGAACTATGAGTGAGGAGGCGACGCTGGGGGAGTTTGCTCAGGGGGATGAGAGCGATAACCAGGAACAGGAGTGGAGGAACGTCCAACTCCACGAGATAGCATATAAACGGTCTGATAACATTGACCCACAGGAGGTAGCGTTAGAGAAACACGTAGGGTTGGAGCATATTGACCCGAACAGGCCCGATCCTGATTGGGAGTCTCTTGATGACCTATCGAGTACTAAGCGCCGATTTGAGGCCGGAGATATTCTCTTTGCAAAACTCCGTCCAAATCTTGAGAAATCGGCACAACCTGATTTTGAGGGCGTCGCGTCTACCGATATTTTC belongs to Halococcoides cellulosivorans and includes:
- a CDS encoding type II toxin-antitoxin system VapC family toxin, coding for MIDADTDFFIALVEDDDWLGERAAAIAAEYEGELYSSRATLLELLMVSDRFEFDRMAALSYALEIATVDADVSVLFQAADYMDEYGLTAFDAYHLAFAGDDPIVSSDQAFDDVTDDRIPIEEGNERE
- a CDS encoding type I restriction-modification system subunit M, producing MPLSLPDLETHLFKCADIIRDAVDPTDYKEYILPLVYYKSISDEFETQYAANVEEYGEEFARRSNLYDIPVIPEGYLWDDVRAVSDNVDQALNDAFDALTEENPELTGVFRADYIDADALDDDRLGKLVEHLTTYDLDRESVPPDMLGEAYMDLVRHFAEEEGKSGGQFFTPPHIVNLCVRLVDEFEDGMTFHDPTVGSGGMLIEAARYYREQQGGDPTKLTFTGQEINPDIAAIAKMNLSIHGLDGEIEREDSLSSPAFTDEDTSDLTRFDRVLANFPFSADWAKSDLQDDAFGRFDWHEKLPRADRGDYAFIMHMAEQLKRPERDGVGGKAAIVIPHGVLFRKHESRYREPMLENDLVEAIVGLPENLFQNNSIPSAVLVLNADKPAEREGEVQFIHAADEDFYEELSNQNELTDDGLDHIVANFREWATEERVSRTVSIEEIRENDYNLNIALYVDTTEPEEDIDVVEELATLRELQAERSEIEATMTEHMEALNYE